In a single window of the Microbacterium sp. SL75 genome:
- a CDS encoding choice-of-anchor G family protein: MTTGSSTSYGRVRRTTRTAGAVAVAAALLIPATSAQAAAVVSQGTGRLVETSLLGTNVLDNALALRGAQAVNPDASGDVTTDQPLDASAIAGLVGLSAGSTNLFGDNGIIQLGAVGQYAQARDDGSSSAFSGAVSAAPSLIGAGTVTPSNVGSPSANQSATFRLGSSSAPVGLKVDLGVLAASAQQAADGTQTGQYVLSDAGFVVDGTIVSGVLGIINPALNTLIALANTSGAGLTNPFSSGTVQLTLDDLTSAAGVSSVNALPPGTDLLSYVPQAVANKIVSQVDGVLNAASALATNLRSNIFTAAAGIALQAAVDTAKATIVPALNGISSTVVTPLSNALTQLAQMQVNVQSTGSDGSFTQTALRLGLGPSGSVASVNLANATVGPNAGQLAVPVAGPESSALAGGFIGVGAIVLAGIALRRRARAASIRG, encoded by the coding sequence ATGACCACCGGATCATCAACGTCCTACGGCCGGGTGCGGCGCACGACGCGGACCGCAGGTGCGGTCGCCGTCGCCGCCGCCCTGCTCATCCCGGCGACCAGCGCCCAAGCTGCAGCCGTCGTCTCACAGGGCACCGGGCGGCTCGTCGAGACGTCCCTGCTCGGGACGAACGTGCTCGACAACGCCCTCGCCTTGAGGGGAGCGCAGGCGGTCAACCCCGATGCCAGCGGCGACGTTACCACCGACCAGCCGCTCGACGCCTCGGCGATCGCGGGCCTCGTCGGCCTGTCGGCGGGATCGACGAACCTCTTCGGCGACAACGGGATCATCCAGCTCGGCGCTGTCGGCCAGTACGCCCAGGCGCGCGACGACGGCAGTTCTTCCGCGTTCTCCGGTGCCGTCTCGGCTGCCCCCAGCCTCATCGGCGCGGGCACGGTCACGCCCTCGAACGTCGGCTCGCCGTCCGCGAACCAGTCGGCGACCTTCCGGCTGGGATCGTCGTCGGCGCCCGTCGGGCTGAAAGTCGATCTGGGTGTGCTGGCCGCCTCCGCCCAGCAAGCCGCCGACGGCACGCAGACCGGTCAGTACGTCCTCTCCGACGCCGGTTTCGTGGTCGACGGCACGATCGTCTCCGGTGTGCTCGGCATCATCAACCCGGCGCTGAACACGCTGATCGCGCTCGCGAACACCAGCGGTGCGGGACTGACGAATCCGTTCTCGTCGGGCACGGTCCAGCTGACGCTCGACGACCTGACCTCGGCCGCCGGTGTCTCCAGCGTCAACGCTCTGCCGCCGGGCACCGACCTGCTCTCGTACGTCCCGCAGGCCGTGGCGAACAAGATCGTCAGCCAGGTCGACGGTGTGCTGAACGCGGCGAGCGCCCTCGCCACGAACCTGCGGTCGAACATCTTCACCGCGGCTGCGGGCATCGCCCTGCAAGCGGCCGTCGACACCGCGAAGGCGACGATCGTGCCCGCGCTGAACGGGATCAGCAGCACCGTCGTCACCCCGCTCAGCAATGCGCTGACGCAACTGGCACAGATGCAGGTCAACGTGCAGTCGACCGGTTCGGACGGTTCGTTCACGCAGACCGCGCTGCGTCTGGGCCTCGGTCCCTCCGGGTCGGTGGCCAGCGTGAACCTCGCGAACGCGACGGTCGGTCCCAACGCCGGACAGCTCGCCGTTCCGGTCGCCGGGCCCGAGTCGTCAGCCCTGGCCGGCGGGTTCATCGGCGTCGGTGCGATCGTCCTGGCCGGGATCGCGTTGCGTCGTCGTGCCCGTGCGGCATCCATCCGGGGCTGA
- a CDS encoding glycosyltransferase, with the protein MNPLDILFSLSFVFLVMFLTYTTLIVVPFARRRRARGGDRREFEWHAFIPCRDEATVIAETLTRMRERFPDVHVWIIDDASTDGTGDIVSTVAAGDCFVHAVIRRLPDARTGKGAALNAAYAQLMHWRASRGEGGVEDDRTIVIVLDADGSLAPNALRQASGPTAFGSADVGAVQVAVRMSNRDDPAPLGGRGRLAQAWARYLVRMQDIEFRTTIAAMQVLRMRTVSVGLGGNGQFTRLSALRAASSAKGEPWGDALLEDYEVGLRIMLAGYRTVYVHDTWVSQEALPSARRLLTQRTRWCQGGLQCARYLPRIFSSRHFTNAGALEAAYFLAIPYIQLAGSVLWPSVAVAMLVSGALAPGGILSWVSSSTWILPLWVLTGILPFSLWPLVYVLREERHPLWRAAVWGLGYWLYMYQSYVCVIRAFGRMLTGRRGWTKTRRNAEAGRLLLAVES; encoded by the coding sequence GTGAACCCTCTCGACATCCTCTTCTCGCTCTCGTTCGTGTTCCTGGTGATGTTCCTGACCTACACGACGCTCATCGTCGTCCCGTTCGCTCGTCGGAGGCGCGCTCGCGGCGGCGACCGTCGGGAGTTCGAGTGGCACGCCTTCATCCCCTGCCGGGATGAGGCGACCGTGATCGCGGAGACGCTGACGAGGATGCGGGAGCGGTTCCCCGACGTGCACGTGTGGATCATCGATGACGCGAGCACGGACGGCACCGGGGACATCGTCTCGACCGTCGCCGCCGGCGACTGCTTCGTGCACGCGGTGATCCGCCGCCTCCCCGACGCTCGCACCGGCAAAGGGGCGGCCCTCAACGCCGCCTACGCGCAGCTGATGCACTGGCGGGCGTCCCGGGGCGAGGGCGGCGTCGAGGACGATCGCACCATCGTGATCGTCCTCGACGCCGATGGATCCCTCGCCCCGAACGCCCTCCGTCAGGCGTCGGGCCCCACCGCCTTCGGCTCAGCCGACGTCGGTGCCGTACAGGTCGCGGTGCGGATGAGCAACAGAGACGACCCCGCACCCCTGGGGGGACGGGGTCGTCTCGCTCAGGCGTGGGCTCGCTACCTCGTGAGGATGCAGGACATCGAGTTCCGCACCACGATCGCGGCGATGCAGGTCCTGCGTATGCGCACGGTCTCGGTCGGTCTCGGTGGAAACGGGCAGTTCACCCGTCTGAGTGCCCTCCGTGCCGCCTCGTCGGCGAAGGGGGAACCGTGGGGCGATGCGCTGCTCGAGGACTACGAGGTGGGGCTGCGGATCATGCTCGCCGGATATCGGACGGTGTACGTCCACGACACGTGGGTCTCACAGGAAGCACTCCCCTCGGCGCGTCGACTGCTCACGCAGCGCACGCGATGGTGCCAGGGCGGACTGCAGTGCGCACGGTACCTCCCGCGCATCTTCTCGTCACGTCATTTCACCAATGCCGGCGCCCTCGAGGCGGCGTACTTCCTCGCGATCCCCTACATCCAGCTCGCCGGATCGGTGCTGTGGCCCAGCGTGGCCGTGGCGATGCTCGTTTCGGGGGCCCTCGCGCCCGGTGGCATCCTCAGCTGGGTCTCGTCGTCCACGTGGATCCTGCCGCTGTGGGTGCTCACCGGCATCCTGCCGTTCTCGCTCTGGCCGCTCGTGTACGTGCTGCGCGAGGAGCGACACCCGCTCTGGCGTGCGGCGGTGTGGGGGCTGGGCTACTGGCTGTACATGTACCAGAGCTACGTCTGCGTGATCCGCGCGTTCGGCCGCATGCTGACGGGGCGGCGCGGGTGGACGAAGACACGCCGTAACGCCGAGGCCGGACGCCTTCTGCTGGCGGTCGAGTCGTGA
- the xrtS gene encoding exosortase S: MSVAAAVSLPRAGRAHRTLLVALLLAIAALLVIAEADTRRAEAQLARAVVAALTPGRAVASGSIVYFGIGTPEVAGLSITALCSTTVLVVPLVLLAAAVLGVTRARSARVVLGLAVGVAVAVASNMIRFGSAAWAYSGYGREGFDLVHRYLGSLFVIAGFIAAILLVLRIALRESPRRGVADPDVGRRGRARAGGASHPVRRDGSTTTSTARSATPPADHPDVAAPLRRDRRRTGTRPGRKDRR; encoded by the coding sequence GTGAGCGTCGCTGCGGCCGTCTCCCTCCCCCGCGCCGGTCGGGCCCATCGCACGCTACTGGTGGCGCTTCTGCTCGCGATCGCGGCACTGTTGGTCATCGCGGAAGCCGACACGCGTCGGGCCGAGGCACAGCTCGCGCGCGCCGTCGTCGCCGCGCTCACCCCTGGTCGCGCGGTCGCGTCGGGCTCGATCGTGTACTTCGGCATCGGCACCCCCGAGGTCGCGGGACTCTCGATCACGGCTCTGTGCTCGACGACCGTCCTCGTCGTTCCGTTGGTGCTCCTGGCCGCCGCCGTGCTGGGGGTGACGCGCGCACGCTCCGCGCGGGTCGTTCTGGGTCTCGCCGTCGGCGTGGCCGTCGCCGTGGCCAGCAACATGATCCGTTTCGGCTCCGCCGCGTGGGCGTACAGCGGATACGGACGCGAAGGCTTCGACCTCGTGCATCGCTACCTCGGCTCGCTCTTCGTCATCGCCGGCTTCATCGCCGCGATCCTTCTCGTATTGCGCATCGCCCTGCGCGAGTCCCCGCGGCGAGGGGTCGCGGATCCCGACGTCGGACGACGAGGTCGCGCACGCGCCGGGGGCGCCTCGCACCCCGTCCGACGAGACGGCTCCACGACCACGTCGACGGCCAGAAGTGCCACGCCCCCCGCCGATCACCCCGATGTTGCGGCACCCCTTCGCCGCGACCGACGCCGCACCGGTACCCGACCGGGCAGAAAGGACCGCCGATGA
- the wecB gene encoding non-hydrolyzing UDP-N-acetylglucosamine 2-epimerase translates to MSRPWIDVVYGTRPEAVKCAPLVAELRRRSSARTTVTVTGQHRQMADEVNASFGIAPDVDLDVFRSGASLAETSSAIFAALAHRWAEAAPDAVVVQGDTASAALAAVAAYYAGSRVIHLEAGLRSGDLRSPFPEEGNRRLIAPLASLHLAPTDSAAANLRAEGIAPDDIVVTGNTGIDALRWQRTHPQRFDDPAMEEIANGWERIVLVTVHRRESWDGPLARVVAAVAETVTARSDVVAILPMHPNPRVRREVLSAVGDTDRVILCEPLPYAQFGRLLARAHCVVTDSGGVQEEAPALGVPALVVRDTTERGEGVEAGAARLIGTRREVVAAELATLLDDPAAHARMSRARELYGDGRAAPRAADAIERLLGVARSDALAG, encoded by the coding sequence ATGAGTCGTCCCTGGATCGATGTCGTGTACGGCACCCGCCCGGAGGCGGTGAAGTGCGCGCCGCTGGTCGCGGAACTCCGGCGACGCAGTTCGGCGCGCACGACCGTGACCGTCACCGGTCAGCACCGGCAGATGGCCGACGAGGTCAACGCATCGTTCGGTATCGCGCCCGACGTCGACCTCGATGTCTTTCGGAGCGGGGCATCGCTCGCCGAGACATCGTCCGCGATCTTCGCCGCCCTCGCGCACCGCTGGGCGGAGGCGGCCCCGGATGCCGTCGTCGTGCAGGGAGACACCGCCAGTGCCGCGCTGGCCGCCGTCGCGGCGTACTACGCGGGGTCGCGCGTGATCCACCTGGAGGCCGGGCTGCGATCGGGCGATCTGCGCTCGCCCTTCCCCGAGGAAGGCAACCGCCGGCTGATCGCGCCACTGGCCTCGCTTCATCTCGCACCGACCGACAGCGCGGCCGCCAACCTCCGCGCCGAGGGGATCGCCCCCGACGACATCGTGGTCACGGGCAACACCGGTATCGATGCCCTCCGCTGGCAGAGGACGCATCCGCAGCGTTTCGACGATCCCGCGATGGAGGAGATCGCGAACGGGTGGGAAAGGATCGTGCTCGTCACGGTCCACCGGCGCGAGTCGTGGGACGGCCCGCTCGCGCGCGTCGTGGCCGCGGTGGCCGAGACGGTCACCGCCCGCTCCGACGTCGTGGCCATCCTGCCAATGCACCCGAACCCGCGCGTACGCCGCGAGGTCCTCTCTGCTGTGGGCGACACCGATCGCGTGATCCTGTGCGAACCTCTGCCCTACGCCCAGTTCGGTCGCCTGCTCGCCCGCGCTCATTGCGTGGTCACGGACTCGGGCGGGGTGCAGGAGGAGGCTCCCGCGCTCGGCGTGCCCGCCCTGGTCGTGCGGGACACCACCGAGCGCGGAGAGGGGGTCGAGGCCGGAGCCGCGCGGCTCATCGGCACACGCCGGGAGGTGGTCGCCGCCGAACTTGCCACCCTGCTCGACGACCCCGCCGCACACGCCCGTATGTCTCGTGCCCGGGAGCTCTACGGCGATGGCCGGGCAGCCCCGCGCGCGGCCGACGCGATCGAGCGCCTGCTCGGTGTCGCACGCTCCGATGCCCTGGCGGGTTGA